The proteins below are encoded in one region of Ornithinimicrobium avium:
- a CDS encoding PucR family transcriptional regulator, with amino-acid sequence MPPPPFETASVGPGPDGPGPEALPRRAGGLATRAAQRMSVEHAWFRTLSPDDRSWVGLVAQAGISALLRWYAAGAPEDDVSGELFASAPRSLAQTITLRQALDLTRTAIATVEDAVPELVDDDEQARLREAVLRYSRDVAFAAAAVYARAAEQRGGWDARLESLVVHAVVRGEADDTLASRAAELGWEEVTGVCVVVGALPRGESGPALTALRDGARRLGREALIAALGSRLVCVLGGAEDGLEDAGRLTAYFGPGPVVVGPRVPHLFAAGRSARAALSGSDACRAWVRAPRPVAADELLPERALLGEVPARRMLVDRVYRPLRDHPSSLLETVQAYLDQGTTLEATARELFLHANTVRYRLRKVADVVGLDAHTPRDAWVLQVALALGRMTDQPLRRRSG; translated from the coding sequence GTGCCGCCCCCGCCCTTCGAGACCGCTTCCGTGGGTCCTGGGCCGGACGGTCCCGGCCCGGAAGCGCTGCCGCGCCGCGCCGGTGGGCTGGCCACCCGGGCGGCGCAGCGGATGTCGGTCGAGCATGCGTGGTTCCGCACGCTGAGCCCCGACGACCGCTCCTGGGTCGGGCTGGTGGCCCAGGCCGGCATCAGCGCGCTCCTGCGCTGGTACGCGGCCGGTGCGCCGGAGGACGACGTGTCCGGCGAGCTGTTCGCGTCGGCGCCGCGCAGCCTGGCACAGACGATCACGCTGCGCCAGGCGCTCGACCTGACGCGCACCGCCATCGCGACCGTCGAGGACGCGGTCCCGGAGCTGGTCGACGACGACGAGCAGGCGAGGCTGCGCGAGGCGGTGCTGCGCTACTCGCGCGACGTCGCCTTCGCCGCGGCCGCCGTCTACGCCCGGGCCGCCGAGCAGCGCGGCGGGTGGGACGCGCGGCTGGAGTCCCTCGTGGTCCACGCGGTGGTGCGCGGCGAGGCCGACGACACCCTCGCCTCGCGCGCGGCCGAGCTGGGCTGGGAGGAGGTGACCGGCGTGTGCGTGGTCGTCGGGGCACTGCCCCGCGGTGAATCCGGTCCCGCGCTCACGGCGCTGCGCGACGGTGCCCGCCGGCTGGGGCGGGAGGCCCTGATCGCGGCGCTGGGCTCGCGGCTGGTGTGCGTGCTCGGCGGCGCCGAGGACGGGCTCGAGGACGCGGGCCGGCTGACCGCCTACTTCGGGCCCGGGCCGGTCGTCGTGGGTCCGCGGGTCCCCCACCTGTTCGCAGCGGGTCGCAGCGCCCGGGCCGCGCTGTCCGGCAGCGACGCCTGCCGGGCGTGGGTGCGGGCACCCCGACCGGTGGCCGCCGACGAGCTGCTGCCGGAGCGGGCCCTGCTCGGCGAGGTGCCGGCGCGCCGGATGCTGGTGGACCGCGTCTACCGCCCGCTGCGCGACCATCCGTCCTCGCTGCTGGAGACGGTCCAGGCCTACCTGGACCAGGGCACCACCCTGGAGGCCACCGCGCGCGAGCTCTTCCTGCACGCCAACACCGTGCGCTACCGGCTGCGCAAGGTCGCCGACGTCGTCGGGCTG